The genome window TTGGGGATGGGGAACCCTAATTTTAGTCTAGTGAAgtttttcccttctttagagttttccatagcatagaatagagtatatttacatcattgaattcaGTTTGAAGCTTGGAATCATCGTTCGGATCAGATTTACTTTGAAGAATTATTAGTAAAGTTTACCtctttattctttaatattgcaGCTATGTCTTCCATCTTTActtcttgctttgctgtgtttactcccatcatgagggagtaattcgtttatgggtttggattaggggtccattgttaatcttgatgttcgatttatgattaattgcataaagggattgaatcttttacctagggtttatgttgatttagggatttctttgcactagttattggtttgtggccagaattaattgctagtatagaagagggattcattacaacgacagttggatggagacctcaagccttaccaatttcaacctaattttcctactatgaaaatagaggtaatattgggggcttacaatgcttaggttcttaaggttatgattgatgcatcacgacagtggggcaatcttagcctaattctcttattgattacgaaagtagctgagtagaattcttttgtgcattgcccatatatcccttggttaattattctttccctaatccagagtttgttagaacatcaaggttacaatccccctaatctggcccatacttttatcatacagtttacaccttaatcaattgctttcttttgcaccattcagtctttgttgcttggattctattaattcatatactctagtgcctagtaattcacacaattacctgtcataaccccaatcctcagcggaacgacattacaccctttttacactcatcatttgtgctcatcacattttgATCCCATGGACCTCCGTGTGCCTGGGAGCAAAGATTACTCTGGGTGAACCGACCCGGAAGAGCACGTTAACTCGTATTACGGAAACATGCTGATGATGGGAGTGTCCGACGCGGTGATGTGCCGAGCTTTTTACTCAACCCTGTCAGGTCGGGCAGCTGAGTGGTTCGCGTCTCTTGAACCAGGATCCATCGCCGATTTTTCCGAGCTAGCAAGGAAGTTTGTTCATCGCTTTGCCGTTTCGAGGGCCGCCAAGAAGCACTTTACTTCCCTGGAAAAGGCCAAGCAACGTGAGGGCGAGTCTTTGACCCTCTTCAGCGAACGGTGGAAGGTGGCCGTGGCGGAGATAGAGCCGGTAGACGATCGCACTGCGGTCAACTTACTGCTCTCTGCGCTACGGGCGGGGCCTTTATACCAGGACCTCGTCCTTAATCAGCCGAACATCTACGAGGAGGCCCTGAGAAGGATGACCGACCACGCGATAGCTGAAGAAGCCAATGCCGCCAAGCGCATGCAAGAATCTGGAGGACAAAGTCGAAGAGACGTGAGACGACAGCCCGACCCAAGAAGGAAGGATCAGGATGGGAATCCGATCTACACCCCCCTTCGAGACCGATTGGGGAGATCCTGGAGTATGCGCAATCTTGTAACATGATCTAACTCCCGGCACCGACAAAGACAAATACTGCGCCTATCACAGGAACCAAGGTCATGAAACCGACGAGTGCCATGTCTTAAAGGGGCTGATCGAAGACCTTTTACGCTCGGGAGAACTGGCGCAATTTGCTGCCGAGAAGAAAAGGAGCCGACGCCGAGGTTGGAAGAAGTACTTCAAGAAATCTGACAAAGAGAAGAAGGATAAGGGACCTGATCCCGACCAAGATCCTCCCACCGCCGGATCGAAACAGATTATCCATGTCATCTTCGGCGGGCCGGAAGGGGGAGACGATCCTGATCGCCTTCGAGCTTGGTCGCGGGACCTGCCCGTGTGCTCGATTAGCACCGACCAACCAGAGAAGAGACTGAAGGAGGAGTCACTGACCGAGACCTCCCCCTCGGAGGACACCAGTCGGCCGAGGCGTTGGTCATTACTGTTGACATCTGCGGAGCCGAGGTCCGAAGAGTGATGGTGGACACGGGTAGCAGTGTTAATGTCCTGTACTTGGACGCGTTCCGAAAGTTAAAAATCGAGAATTCAACCCTGAGGCCGGTTCAGACGCCGCTGCCAGGTTTCATGGGCGACATGATTCACCCAGAAGGAATGGCCGTCCTCCCTGTAGAGGTCGGAGTCTATCTGCGCGTGTTGAAGGTGGAAATGGAGTTCATCGTCGTAAATTTGGCGTGTGTACACAACGTCATCTTGGGCCGACCAGGAATAGCCCAGATGAAGGCGATCATCTCCATGCCCCATCTGTGTATGAAGTTCCCAACCCCGGAGGGCGTCGGCGTTGCGCGAGGAGACTCGCGATCGGCGAGATTGTGCTATGTTCGGGCGGTAGAGAAACAAGCAGCGAGCACGTCCCGTGTGAACACCATTGCCCGACGGaaagatgaagagaagaaagaaCAACCTGGGCCGTCCGAGCCCGTTGAAGAAGTTCCCTTGGATTCGAATCGGCCCGAGCGATGCATTAAGATCGGAACGTCCCTTTGCTCGAACCTCAGACGATCGATCCTTTCCGTATTGCGAGAATTCGCTGATATCTTTGCTTGGGGCCCGGAGGACATGCCCGGGGTGGACCGAGCCGTGATCTGCCATCGATTGTCCGTTAGCCCGACCTTCAAGCCCGTTAAACAAAAACAGAGGCATTTGTCTGTCGACCAACGGGAGTTCGTTAGAGGGGAGGTCAAGGCCTTACTCTCGGCGGGTCACATCCGAGAGGTTACGTACCCGGAATGGGTCGCGAATGTAGTCTTGGTGCCCAAGCCCCCCGCTTGGCGTATGTGCATCGACTACACCGACCTAAACAGCGCCTGCCCCCTTGACCCATATCCTCTCCTGAGCATTCATCAGATGGTCGATGAGACGGCGGGAGCAGAGCTCATGAGCTTTATGGACGCCTTTAAAGGATATCATCAGATCATGATGTCCGAGGCCGATGAGGAGAAGACCGCGTTCGTGACACCGGATGGATTGTACTGCTACCGAGTGATGCCTTTTGGGCTGAAGAACGCAGCGACTACGTACCAGCGAATGATCAACTCGGTGTTCGGGGGGTTGCTGGGAAGGTCGATGGAGGCCTATATAGATGATATGCTCGTCAAGAGCGCCGCTCGGGCCGACCACGCCGACCATCTCCGAGCATGCTTTGAAATTATGCGCAATCACCGACTGAGGTTGAATCCGAAGAAATGCACCTTTGCTGTGCAAACTGGAAAGTTTTTGGGCTACATGATGACCAAACGAGGGATAGAGCCGAACCCGGCCAAGATTCAGGCTATCTTGGATATGAAGCCACCGACCAGCATCAGGGAAGTGCAGCAACTCACGGGCCGATTGGCAGCGCTCAGTCGATTCCTTTCCAAGCTAGCCGATCGGGCTCACCCtttcttcaaaattttaaagaagTCCCACGGCTTT of Ipomoea triloba cultivar NCNSP0323 chromosome 3, ASM357664v1 contains these proteins:
- the LOC116013103 gene encoding uncharacterized protein LOC116013103, with amino-acid sequence MLMMGVSDAVMCRAFYSTLSGRAAEWFASLEPGSIADFSELARKFVHRFAVSRAAKKHFTSLEKAKQREGESLTLFSERWKVAVAEIEPVDDRTAVNLLLSALRAGPLYQDLVLNQPNIYEEALRRMTDHAIAEEANAAKRMQESGGQSRRDVRRQPDPRRKDQDGNPIYTPLRDRLGRSWNKYCAYHRNQGHETDECHVLKGLIEDLLRSGELAQFAAEKKRSRRRGWKKYFKKSDKEKKDKGPDPDQDPPTAGSKQIIHVIFGGPEGGDDPDRLRAWSRDLPVCSISTDQPEKRLKEESLTETSPSEDTSRPRRWSLLLTSAEPRSEE